The segment GTTATATGTTTTGTTATGCCACTAAATGGTCATAAAATTTGGTACAATATAAGCTCAAGAAAGCTTACAGAGCTTGTTGATGATATTTTTCCATAGTCTGCCTCCATCCAGGCAAGATATCTGTCAAAAACAttcaaacaacataaaataaTCACACAAATTAGAATATTTATGCAAAAAGGGTTATTTTTCCAACAACAagtatttgaattttgaaattagaattaCCTGAATCAGGCCATAAATTTGGCCCATAAAATGTTCTTTGAGCTTCAGGATCATCTTCAGGAAGCTCAATACCAATATAAAATCCTTCCTTGTGATCACCTATGATATTTTGATTATTGTGCAAATGAGTTGTGAAAAGTTTTATGATGGAATTTAGAAAGAACAGGTGGATTGTTAAAAACTTTACTTGAGTTTTAACAAACCATGGAGTTGATTGGCGGGATCAAGGAGTTCATCAAGAACATGAGTGCAACCTCTGTGTTTCTCATTTATaagaagcttcattttctcctctAATGGAAGATCGAAGAGCTTCTTGCTTTCCACAAAAACTTCATCCATAAATTCCTCACTGATTCCATGATTTGTTACGTAGAAGAAACCGGAATCTATGCAGGCCTATGAAATGTAAAACAAATCAAATTAACGACTGGTAATCTTTAAGAAAACTTAAATGGGGCTTGTTTAGATGATATATATGCATACAAGAAATCTGCATACATGGGACACTATAACTAATTAACAGAACAAATCAATAGAACTAACAAGTAAGTATTTCCATAATC is part of the Lactuca sativa cultivar Salinas chromosome 7, Lsat_Salinas_v11, whole genome shotgun sequence genome and harbors:
- the LOC111880809 gene encoding 2-oxoglutarate-dependent dioxygenase tropC, giving the protein MDEVFVESKKLFDLPLEEKMKLLINEKHRGCTHVLDELLDPANQLHGDHKEGFYIGIELPEDDPEAQRTFYGPNLWPDSDILPGWRQTMEKYHQQALEVVKNIARFIALSLDLDANLFERPKMLGNPIAILHLLHYEGQISDPLKGIYGAGAHSDYGFITLMAIDNVSGLQICKDKDAKP